A single region of the Hyphomonas adhaerens MHS-3 genome encodes:
- a CDS encoding SDR family oxidoreductase gives MKTVVITGASTGIGAGAARHLAANGWRVFAGVRKQADGEALTQGASGDLRPILLDVTKPDQVEAAAETVAAALGGERLAGLVNNAGIAKMGPLAIQPMEDFRAHFEVNVFGLLAMTQAFVPLLGSDAARTGPPGRIVNITSVGGRLASPFLGAYTATKHAVEAMTDTLRRELVIYGIDAIAIGPGSVKTPIWDKAEQDNTEGPYAASDWAGSLKRFEEVMLSGGRTGLTPEDIAGYIETALSADKPKARYAPVPDKLTNWTIPTRLPKRLLDRIFWSRFGLKKT, from the coding sequence ATGAAGACAGTCGTCATTACCGGTGCCTCGACCGGAATCGGGGCAGGGGCCGCGCGTCACCTGGCGGCGAATGGCTGGCGGGTCTTTGCCGGGGTACGCAAACAGGCCGATGGCGAGGCGCTGACGCAGGGCGCCTCCGGTGACCTTCGCCCGATCCTCCTTGATGTGACGAAACCGGACCAGGTGGAGGCTGCGGCCGAGACGGTCGCGGCTGCGCTGGGCGGCGAACGCCTCGCCGGTCTCGTCAACAATGCAGGCATTGCGAAAATGGGCCCGCTGGCCATCCAGCCCATGGAGGATTTCCGGGCGCACTTCGAGGTCAACGTGTTCGGCCTGCTGGCCATGACGCAAGCCTTCGTGCCGCTGCTGGGATCTGATGCCGCGCGCACAGGGCCGCCCGGCCGGATCGTGAATATCACCAGCGTTGGCGGCCGGCTCGCCTCGCCCTTCCTCGGTGCGTATACGGCCACCAAACATGCGGTGGAGGCGATGACGGATACGCTGCGCCGCGAGCTGGTCATCTATGGCATCGATGCGATCGCCATCGGGCCCGGCTCCGTGAAGACACCGATCTGGGACAAGGCCGAGCAGGACAATACCGAAGGCCCCTATGCCGCCAGCGACTGGGCCGGGTCGCTGAAACGGTTCGAAGAGGTGATGCTGTCGGGCGGCCGGACCGGCCTGACGCCGGAAGACATTGCCGGCTATATCGAAACCGCGCTGTCCGCCGACAAACCCAAAGCGCGCTACGCGCCGGTGCCGGACAAACTGACCAACTGGACCATTCCGACCCGCCTGCCCAAGCGGTTGCTGGACCGTATCTTCTGGAGCCGTTTCGGATTGAAGAAAACGTGA
- a CDS encoding DUF2312 domain-containing protein, which yields MDDAPIENLTEASREKLRQTVAKIERLEEEKKEVAEQIKEIYAEAKSFGFDTKALRQVVRLRKIDKSDREEQEMMLETYLLALGEA from the coding sequence ATGGACGACGCCCCGATCGAGAACCTCACCGAAGCAAGCCGCGAGAAGCTGCGCCAGACGGTCGCCAAAATTGAGCGCCTGGAAGAAGAGAAGAAAGAGGTCGCCGAGCAGATCAAGGAGATCTATGCCGAGGCCAAGTCCTTCGGGTTCGACACCAAGGCGCTGCGCCAGGTGGTGCGTCTGCGCAAGATAGACAAGTCGGACCGCGAAGAGCAGGAAATGATGCTCGAAACCTACCTGCTCGCGCTGGGTGAAGCCTGA
- a CDS encoding alpha/beta fold hydrolase produces MLTATAITLAGLGAAAGLASGAYTSRIHKAHPASGQRVDVGGYGVHVLEAGKAGPPVLMIHGASANAREFTWTLAPRLEQEFRVLMADRPGHGHSRRPPGAETLGVQAAQMAGVLDTLAPGERAVVVGHSFGGAVALRLALDRPDLVKGLVLLAPVTHDWGGEGHAWYNRFASSRLIGPAFSQVVPLVGPAQVEAGIGGVFDPSPAPEGYYDKSGIGLLFRPAAFRANARDVRVLDRELGEQSKRYGELSVPITVFSGSKDTVITPAKHTARLKKQTDIDLIILPEEGHMPHHQHGPDVADAIRRLASSPETR; encoded by the coding sequence TTGCTAACGGCAACCGCCATAACCCTGGCAGGTCTCGGGGCCGCGGCCGGTCTCGCCTCGGGTGCCTACACCTCCCGTATCCACAAGGCGCATCCTGCCTCCGGGCAGCGGGTCGATGTGGGCGGATATGGCGTTCACGTGCTTGAGGCGGGCAAGGCCGGGCCGCCGGTCCTGATGATCCATGGGGCCAGTGCCAATGCGCGCGAGTTCACCTGGACGCTGGCGCCAAGGCTGGAACAGGAATTCCGTGTGCTGATGGCGGACCGGCCGGGCCACGGTCATTCCCGGCGGCCTCCGGGGGCCGAGACACTGGGCGTCCAGGCGGCGCAGATGGCCGGCGTGCTGGACACGCTGGCCCCGGGCGAGCGGGCTGTCGTGGTGGGCCATTCCTTTGGCGGGGCTGTGGCGCTGCGCCTCGCGCTCGACCGGCCGGACCTGGTCAAAGGCCTCGTCCTGCTGGCCCCGGTCACGCATGACTGGGGCGGGGAAGGCCATGCCTGGTACAACCGGTTTGCGTCCTCGCGCCTGATCGGCCCGGCGTTCAGCCAGGTCGTGCCGCTGGTCGGGCCTGCCCAGGTGGAGGCGGGAATCGGCGGCGTGTTCGATCCGTCGCCTGCACCGGAAGGTTATTACGACAAATCCGGGATCGGCCTCCTGTTCCGGCCGGCCGCCTTCCGGGCCAATGCCCGCGACGTGCGCGTGCTGGACCGGGAACTTGGCGAACAGTCGAAACGCTATGGCGAGCTGTCCGTCCCAATCACAGTCTTTTCAGGCAGCAAGGATACGGTGATCACGCCGGCCAAACACACCGCCCGCCTGAAGAAACAGACCGACATTGACCTGATCATCCTGCCGGAAGAAGGCCACATGCCTCATCACCAGCACGGACCAGACGTCGCCGATGCCATCCGGCGTCTGGCCAGTTCGCCGGAGACCCGCTAA
- a CDS encoding tetratricopeptide repeat protein, translated as MLRALLLALVFVTAGLPALAVPTDEMFEKLKTAPSESEANDAAQDIWASWMESGSATVDMIMQRGVEAQMIGDTETARTFYDRAIMIKPDNPQAWFRRAGIFLSEENFPEALRDLNETLKLEPRHFGAWAGLASIFETMGANDQALEAWREALAIYPYMRDGLQAEKRLAKVAEGQGL; from the coding sequence ATGCTGAGAGCCCTCCTCCTTGCCCTTGTCTTCGTGACCGCCGGCCTGCCTGCGCTGGCCGTGCCGACGGACGAGATGTTCGAGAAACTGAAGACCGCGCCCAGCGAAAGCGAGGCGAATGATGCCGCGCAGGATATCTGGGCCTCCTGGATGGAATCCGGCTCGGCCACGGTCGACATGATCATGCAGCGCGGTGTCGAGGCGCAGATGATCGGCGATACCGAAACGGCGCGGACCTTTTACGACCGCGCCATCATGATCAAGCCGGACAATCCGCAGGCCTGGTTCCGCCGGGCGGGCATATTCCTGTCCGAAGAAAACTTCCCCGAAGCGCTGCGCGACCTGAACGAGACGCTCAAGCTGGAGCCACGCCATTTCGGGGCCTGGGCCGGGCTCGCCTCCATCTTCGAGACGATGGGCGCCAACGACCAGGCGCTGGAAGCCTGGCGCGAGGCGCTGGCGATCTATCCCTATATGCGCGACGGGCTGCAGGCGGAGAAACGCCTCGCCAAGGTCGCCGAAGGGCAGGGGCTCTGA
- a CDS encoding HAD family hydrolase, with the protein MTGRIALFDLGRVVLDWEPARLYSRLLPDADERERFLSEICSMAWHTRHDAGVSFADNAPPLIAQYPQYEAEIRAWGGRWIEMFDGYIDGTPDLIDRLEARGVPLYALSNMPSETWPLMREHFPLVERFRRTVVSGDIGLVKPDPAIFAHTLDVMGGPAPDEVFFIDDSEKNITAADALGFRTHHFRSADGLEAALKAEGLL; encoded by the coding sequence ATGACCGGCCGGATTGCTCTTTTCGATCTTGGACGGGTCGTGCTCGACTGGGAGCCGGCCCGTTTGTATTCGCGCCTCCTGCCTGACGCGGACGAGCGCGAGCGGTTTCTTTCCGAAATCTGCAGCATGGCCTGGCACACCCGCCACGATGCGGGCGTCAGCTTTGCCGACAATGCGCCGCCGCTGATTGCGCAATACCCGCAATACGAAGCCGAAATCCGGGCCTGGGGCGGGCGCTGGATCGAGATGTTCGACGGCTATATCGACGGCACGCCGGATCTCATCGACCGGCTGGAGGCCCGCGGGGTGCCGCTTTACGCCCTTTCCAACATGCCATCGGAAACCTGGCCGCTGATGCGGGAGCATTTCCCGCTGGTGGAACGGTTCCGCCGCACGGTGGTTTCCGGCGATATCGGCCTCGTAAAACCCGACCCCGCCATCTTCGCGCACACGCTGGACGTCATGGGCGGCCCGGCGCCGGACGAGGTGTTTTTCATCGACGACAGCGAGAAAAACATCACCGCCGCCGATGCGCTCGGCTTCCGCACGCACCACTTCCGCTCTGCTGACGGGCTGGAAGCTGCCCTGAAGGCAGAAGGCCTCCTCTGA
- the ykgO gene encoding type B 50S ribosomal protein L36 codes for MKVRSSLKSLKSRHRDCKIVRRKGKVYVINKTDPRFKAKQG; via the coding sequence ATGAAAGTCCGTTCGTCTCTCAAATCGCTCAAGTCGCGCCACCGCGACTGCAAGATCGTGCGCCGCAAGGGCAAGGTCTATGTCATCAACAAGACCGATCCGCGCTTCAAAGCTAAGCAAGGCTAA
- a CDS encoding lytic murein transglycosylase, with amino-acid sequence MASYAIARSHIAGAAILAGLLVSCAHSPQASPGTPAPPPPATSQPPGQPAPDTGPISYKSTGNSDMDAWRADFSARAIAAGHDRAIVKSFLENIRPLDLYLGSSFQAAAVGVGDQAEFAKPIWDYLKVPLGSSRVSNGASHLANEAQLFAAIEAKYGVDAEYIAAIWGMESSFGAVIGNFDGPNTLANMAVEGRRKTFAERELLTLMKIVERGDAHREELIAGWAGAMGQTQFMPSTYYAYAQDFDGDGEKDIWKNEGDALASAANYLKSSGWSPGQPWGIEVIVPSGFDFSLADGNERRMETWRGYGLIPIRGGDFQTGGAEYAELWLPAGATGPKYLIFNNFKVFKRYNNADSYALAVGLSGDAFTGKKVPVAVWPTDIAPLTVAEIKILQAGLNARGFDAGVVDGIPGRKTRTALQGFQKSRGVVADGYPTKEMLALVTGQTAGTASTN; translated from the coding sequence GTGGCAAGCTACGCGATCGCGCGCTCGCACATCGCCGGCGCGGCAATTCTTGCCGGCCTGCTGGTCTCCTGTGCGCACAGCCCGCAGGCCTCCCCGGGCACCCCGGCCCCGCCACCCCCAGCGACCAGCCAGCCGCCTGGCCAGCCAGCGCCGGACACCGGACCGATCAGCTACAAATCCACTGGAAACAGTGACATGGACGCATGGCGCGCGGATTTTTCCGCCCGTGCCATCGCTGCCGGGCATGACCGGGCGATCGTCAAATCCTTCCTTGAGAACATCCGGCCGCTGGATCTTTATCTCGGCTCGTCCTTCCAGGCCGCAGCCGTCGGCGTCGGTGACCAGGCCGAATTCGCCAAGCCGATCTGGGACTATCTTAAAGTGCCATTGGGCAGCAGCCGCGTCTCGAATGGTGCGTCGCACCTCGCAAACGAGGCCCAGCTTTTCGCCGCCATCGAAGCGAAATACGGCGTCGATGCGGAATACATTGCCGCGATCTGGGGCATGGAGTCCTCTTTCGGCGCCGTGATCGGCAATTTCGACGGGCCGAACACGCTGGCCAACATGGCCGTGGAGGGCCGCCGCAAGACGTTCGCCGAGCGTGAATTGCTGACCCTGATGAAAATCGTCGAACGCGGCGATGCCCACCGGGAGGAACTGATCGCCGGATGGGCCGGGGCGATGGGCCAGACCCAGTTCATGCCGTCGACCTATTATGCCTATGCACAGGATTTCGATGGCGATGGCGAAAAGGACATCTGGAAGAATGAAGGCGACGCCCTCGCCTCAGCGGCCAATTACCTGAAATCCTCCGGCTGGTCGCCCGGCCAGCCCTGGGGCATCGAGGTGATCGTGCCATCCGGGTTCGACTTCTCGCTGGCGGACGGCAATGAGCGCCGGATGGAGACCTGGCGCGGCTATGGTCTGATCCCGATCCGGGGCGGCGATTTCCAGACCGGCGGCGCCGAATATGCCGAACTGTGGCTGCCGGCCGGCGCGACCGGGCCGAAATATCTTATCTTCAACAATTTCAAGGTGTTCAAACGGTACAACAATGCCGATTCCTACGCGCTTGCGGTCGGCCTGTCGGGCGATGCCTTTACCGGCAAGAAAGTGCCTGTCGCCGTCTGGCCGACGGACATCGCGCCGCTGACCGTAGCCGAGATCAAGATCCTGCAGGCGGGGCTGAACGCGCGCGGCTTCGATGCCGGGGTCGTCGACGGCATTCCGGGCCGCAAGACACGCACAGCCTTGCAGGGATTCCAGAAATCCCGGGGCGTTGTGGCGGACGGCTACCCGACCAAGGAGATGCTGGCGCTGGTCACGGGCCAGACCGCCGGTACGGCCTCGACCAACTGA
- a CDS encoding MFS transporter, whose protein sequence is MSEGSKEPPDLSRPDRRGAFFLLFFCLMAIGAGNTMLMAAVLPPLSREVGLPDWMAGAVFGLSAFFWSVFSPFWGKRSNQYGRRPIAALGLAGYSVSMLLLFLSGLAAKSGLITNFIVIFACLAVSRSFFGIFGSGANPAAQAYVADRTSQAERRDEIAFISSGFSVGTVVGPAFAAALVAFAGILSPLLLTSVIAAIMSAMIWFRLPEQKEPVTDAARLDVETNARGLWHSRDVLPFLVFAVCLSLATGILMQVFVFAVMDKLDVGGAQAAQYTGPAFTVGAMAVLLAQLVLIPRLKLKNKTLMWVGCIPLLCGALLMIVAQDFATLVMVQFLLGLGQGLARPGFSSGASLAVSPQLQGNVAGLVISANGMGYIVTPFFGLFVYQYVGANIPFMIASGLLIFMAVYAYYALRDGVGEFDPETDL, encoded by the coding sequence ATGAGCGAGGGGAGCAAGGAGCCGCCAGACCTGTCGCGCCCGGATCGCCGCGGCGCGTTTTTCCTGTTGTTTTTCTGCCTCATGGCCATCGGGGCGGGAAACACGATGCTGATGGCGGCTGTCCTGCCGCCGCTGTCGCGGGAAGTCGGCCTGCCGGACTGGATGGCCGGGGCCGTGTTCGGCCTGTCGGCCTTTTTCTGGTCGGTCTTCTCACCGTTCTGGGGAAAGCGGTCCAACCAGTATGGCCGCCGGCCGATCGCGGCGCTCGGGCTTGCCGGTTATTCCGTCTCCATGCTGCTCCTGTTCCTGTCCGGGCTTGCTGCCAAGTCGGGGCTGATCACCAATTTTATCGTGATTTTCGCCTGCCTCGCCGTTTCACGGTCCTTTTTCGGCATCTTCGGATCCGGCGCGAACCCGGCGGCGCAGGCCTATGTCGCTGACCGGACAAGCCAGGCCGAGCGGCGCGACGAGATCGCGTTCATTTCTTCCGGCTTCAGTGTCGGCACGGTTGTCGGCCCGGCCTTTGCCGCGGCGCTGGTCGCCTTTGCCGGCATTCTCAGTCCGCTGCTTCTGACCTCGGTGATCGCCGCCATCATGTCGGCGATGATCTGGTTCCGCCTGCCGGAACAGAAAGAGCCGGTGACGGATGCTGCGCGTCTGGATGTCGAAACCAATGCCCGCGGCCTCTGGCATTCGCGGGATGTGCTGCCATTCCTGGTGTTTGCGGTCTGCCTGTCACTGGCCACCGGCATCCTGATGCAGGTGTTCGTCTTTGCCGTGATGGACAAGCTGGACGTCGGCGGGGCGCAGGCGGCCCAGTATACCGGCCCGGCCTTCACGGTCGGCGCGATGGCCGTGCTGCTGGCGCAACTGGTGCTGATCCCGCGCCTGAAACTGAAGAACAAGACGCTGATGTGGGTGGGCTGTATCCCGCTGCTCTGCGGGGCGCTGCTGATGATCGTGGCGCAGGACTTTGCCACGCTGGTCATGGTGCAGTTCCTGCTGGGGCTCGGGCAGGGGCTGGCCCGGCCGGGCTTTTCCAGCGGCGCGTCGCTTGCCGTGTCGCCCCAGCTGCAGGGGAATGTCGCCGGGCTGGTCATTTCGGCGAACGGGATGGGCTATATCGTGACGCCCTTCTTCGGCCTGTTCGTCTACCAGTATGTCGGGGCGAACATCCCCTTCATGATCGCGTCCGGCCTGCTGATCTTCATGGCCGTTTACGCCTACTACGCCCTGCGCGACGGCGTGGGCGAGTTCGATCCGGAAACCGATCTCTGA
- a CDS encoding S8 family peptidase, whose amino-acid sequence MSNQSTKSARCLLGAALTSLLLVSACDQQGERLERAREIADASLKQITGETIVDQGKKTDPMRSVPVEARAIAGKVISDISGQPTNKPAFAVLSVIAKPADIPPAETAAEIEGDTLYMEDEAVLEEALDAPVAAAPAPDAGARAPASRSLELFQPQVGISPRVKLDPKAREQSLQRVEEATQAMETRAGAQPAPVTRTRSLQPRSLESAPAEEKMAARKIARRSLVTRDAIVAQRDANAVMLDTLAKYKMNAEVTLSREGQMVIQVAGAGPTLFTPEDAKDPTLSFLAIDEGKGCPDPDDLEAIEADPVLATNCFVDDLRASGQFEYVEKDFIFENQFVRRPPEGSPTTSGGVTPDSGTPSTGTTPAKVEVTPNDPLWALQWDMKPRGSGEGQSLGGAGFQEFWTRQGIEGSSDVVVAVVDTGLQMNHPDIAASANIAPGWDMVSDPRMGNDGDGRDSDPNDPGDLCNPAVPGSADSFHGTHVAGTIGAAASNNGAGVAGGAWNVKIVPVRALGKCGGRLSDINDAIRWAAGLIPAEGEDGGEVWNDNPADIINLSIGLFEYCPASLQDAIDSVTDRGAVVVSAAGNARIDTAYYAPGGCDNVISVAAGNALGEITAYSNFGDNVDILAPGGEMARDDDNDSRPDGILSTKASTDCYDPVTGEAVDDCYYAYEQGTSMAAPHVSAALALLKARDPEASSDELVSELLAATDPRTDMQCAGLCADYPGTTPIEGSDGMCRRPCGGRILNLANVPELGGTPGGGD is encoded by the coding sequence ATGTCGAACCAGTCCACCAAATCAGCCCGCTGCCTGCTCGGAGCTGCGCTGACCAGCCTGCTACTCGTCTCGGCGTGTGACCAGCAGGGAGAGCGCCTCGAAAGGGCCCGCGAAATCGCGGATGCCTCCCTCAAGCAGATCACCGGCGAAACCATCGTCGATCAGGGCAAAAAAACAGATCCGATGCGGTCTGTCCCGGTCGAGGCCCGCGCGATTGCCGGCAAGGTGATCAGCGACATTTCCGGCCAGCCGACCAACAAGCCGGCCTTTGCCGTCCTGTCCGTCATCGCGAAGCCGGCCGACATTCCCCCTGCCGAAACAGCGGCGGAAATCGAAGGCGACACGCTGTACATGGAAGATGAGGCTGTCCTGGAGGAGGCCCTGGACGCGCCGGTGGCAGCTGCCCCGGCACCGGATGCGGGCGCCCGCGCCCCGGCCTCCCGCTCGCTGGAACTGTTCCAGCCGCAAGTGGGGATTTCCCCGCGTGTGAAACTCGACCCGAAAGCGCGGGAACAATCCCTGCAGCGGGTCGAGGAAGCGACCCAGGCAATGGAGACACGGGCGGGAGCCCAGCCTGCCCCGGTGACGCGAACGCGCTCACTACAGCCCCGCTCGCTGGAATCCGCCCCGGCCGAAGAGAAGATGGCCGCCCGCAAGATTGCCCGGCGTTCTCTGGTCACCCGTGATGCGATCGTCGCGCAGCGCGATGCCAATGCGGTGATGCTCGACACGCTGGCGAAGTACAAGATGAACGCCGAGGTCACCCTGTCGCGCGAAGGCCAGATGGTGATCCAGGTGGCCGGTGCCGGGCCGACCCTGTTCACCCCGGAAGACGCCAAGGACCCGACGCTCAGCTTCCTCGCCATCGACGAAGGCAAGGGATGTCCGGACCCGGACGATCTGGAAGCCATCGAGGCCGACCCCGTTCTGGCAACCAATTGCTTTGTCGATGACCTGCGCGCCTCCGGCCAGTTCGAATATGTCGAGAAGGATTTCATCTTCGAGAACCAGTTCGTCCGCCGTCCGCCGGAAGGCTCCCCCACGACGTCCGGCGGCGTGACGCCGGATAGCGGAACACCCTCCACCGGCACCACGCCGGCGAAGGTGGAAGTGACCCCGAACGATCCGCTCTGGGCGCTGCAATGGGACATGAAGCCGAGAGGCTCCGGCGAAGGCCAGTCGCTTGGCGGCGCCGGCTTCCAGGAGTTCTGGACCCGCCAGGGCATCGAGGGCTCCTCCGATGTCGTCGTGGCCGTGGTCGATACGGGCCTGCAGATGAACCATCCGGACATTGCCGCCTCGGCCAATATCGCGCCGGGCTGGGACATGGTCTCCGATCCGCGTATGGGCAATGATGGCGACGGCCGGGATTCCGACCCGAACGATCCGGGTGACCTGTGCAACCCCGCCGTGCCCGGCTCTGCCGACTCCTTCCACGGAACCCATGTCGCCGGCACCATCGGCGCGGCGGCCTCCAACAATGGCGCAGGCGTCGCGGGCGGCGCCTGGAACGTGAAAATCGTGCCGGTCCGTGCGCTCGGCAAATGCGGCGGGCGCCTGTCCGATATCAACGACGCCATCCGCTGGGCCGCGGGCCTGATCCCGGCTGAGGGCGAAGACGGCGGCGAAGTGTGGAACGACAATCCGGCCGACATCATCAATCTGTCGATCGGCCTCTTCGAATACTGCCCGGCCTCGCTGCAGGATGCGATCGACTCGGTGACAGACCGCGGCGCGGTCGTCGTCTCCGCTGCCGGCAATGCCCGGATCGACACCGCCTATTATGCGCCCGGCGGCTGTGACAATGTCATCTCGGTTGCGGCCGGGAACGCGCTGGGCGAGATCACGGCCTATTCGAATTTCGGCGACAATGTCGACATCCTCGCCCCCGGCGGGGAAATGGCCCGGGATGACGACAACGACTCCCGCCCGGACGGCATCCTCTCCACCAAGGCCTCGACCGATTGCTACGACCCGGTCACCGGCGAAGCGGTTGATGACTGCTACTATGCCTATGAGCAGGGCACCTCCATGGCCGCGCCGCACGTCTCGGCCGCCCTGGCGCTGCTGAAGGCCCGCGATCCGGAGGCCTCGTCGGATGAGCTTGTGTCGGAACTGCTCGCTGCCACCGATCCGCGCACGGACATGCAATGTGCCGGCCTCTGCGCCGACTATCCGGGCACGACCCCGATCGAAGGCTCTGACGGCATGTGCCGCCGGCCCTGCGGCGGGCGCATCCTGAACCTTGCAAATGTGCCGGAACTTGGCGGCACACCCGGCGGTGGAGACTGA
- a CDS encoding M23 family metallopeptidase: MIQTRSLLLGAAALLTLSACDFIRFPGDGGPPPVTPDSGPAVPPGAPGPPPPSAPVADPYGDGDQPSAPDTSTDTDTPDTGPDTGPDTPDTGTVDTDPGTDTPADTPDSDVPDTDTDAPGTVDTGPDTSTDTPADTPADTPDDTSADTPPDTPPSTPDDSTDTADTDTAPPADTPGTTEPPAPVEPAFSFYSPGALLPGTGEGAEAEMIFAPDMVFPIKDSPAYLQSMVFTFGGGMVGGDQCDARNFDYPWRDNFCETRTSNRNSAYCPISRIHQGQDIRVGTPESCRAERSTPAADRTAHEVVAVEDGIISNVGSYSVNLRSGGRIYKYLHLNMKKLAVSIGDTVQAGDTIGYVSNDFGGTPTVLHLHFEITQNNGNGGWDYVPPYTSLVAAYERRENGPGELIDDGDVAIASVPAFVIPEGAEIIE; the protein is encoded by the coding sequence ATGATCCAGACACGTTCCCTCCTGCTTGGCGCCGCCGCGCTGCTGACCCTGTCGGCCTGTGACTTCATCCGCTTCCCGGGCGATGGCGGCCCGCCGCCCGTGACACCGGACTCCGGACCGGCCGTGCCGCCGGGTGCGCCCGGCCCGCCGCCGCCATCGGCGCCCGTCGCAGACCCGTACGGCGATGGCGACCAGCCATCCGCCCCGGATACAAGTACGGATACGGACACGCCAGATACCGGGCCAGATACTGGGCCAGACACGCCTGACACGGGGACCGTTGATACCGATCCCGGCACGGACACACCTGCCGATACGCCAGACTCCGACGTGCCAGATACAGACACGGATGCCCCCGGCACCGTGGATACCGGTCCCGATACGTCAACGGATACGCCAGCGGACACACCTGCTGACACACCGGACGATACCTCTGCCGATACGCCGCCCGACACACCGCCCAGTACGCCGGATGACTCGACCGATACGGCAGATACCGACACGGCGCCGCCAGCCGATACGCCGGGCACGACAGAACCGCCTGCCCCGGTCGAGCCGGCCTTTTCCTTCTATTCCCCCGGCGCGCTGCTGCCCGGCACGGGTGAAGGCGCTGAAGCCGAGATGATCTTCGCGCCGGACATGGTCTTCCCGATCAAGGACTCGCCCGCCTACCTCCAGTCCATGGTGTTCACCTTCGGGGGCGGCATGGTCGGCGGCGACCAGTGCGATGCACGGAATTTCGACTATCCGTGGCGGGACAATTTCTGCGAAACCCGCACCTCCAACCGGAACTCGGCCTATTGTCCGATCAGCAGGATCCACCAGGGCCAGGATATCCGCGTTGGCACGCCGGAGAGCTGCCGGGCGGAACGTTCTACCCCGGCGGCTGACCGGACGGCGCATGAAGTTGTCGCCGTGGAAGACGGCATCATCTCCAATGTCGGTTCGTATAGCGTGAACCTGCGCTCGGGCGGGCGGATCTACAAATACCTGCACCTCAACATGAAGAAGCTGGCCGTTTCCATCGGCGATACGGTGCAGGCCGGTGACACGATCGGCTATGTCTCCAATGATTTCGGCGGCACGCCCACTGTGCTGCACCTGCATTTCGAGATCACGCAGAACAATGGCAATGGCGGCTGGGACTATGTCCCGCCCTACACGTCACTGGTGGCGGCTTATGAGCGGCGCGAGAACGGCCCCGGCGAGCTGATTGACGATGGCGATGTGGCGATTGCGTCCGTCCCGGCCTTCGTGATTCCGGAAGGCGCCGAGATCATCGAATAG
- the msrB gene encoding peptide-methionine (R)-S-oxide reductase MsrB: MKQTSSLLSRRHLLLAGTASLVIAACSGGSRKALAETGADGAADDPYADSEWRSLSEAEWKDRLSPKAFAVLRQEDTERAFTSPLEHEKRDGTYHCAGCDLPLFSSETKFDSGTGWPSFWKPLPGAMGTKEDHKLFYTRTEYHCARCLGHQGHVFKDGPPPTGERWCNNGVALTFRPA, from the coding sequence ATGAAACAGACATCTTCCCTGCTTTCCCGCCGCCACCTCCTGCTTGCGGGCACGGCGTCCCTCGTCATCGCCGCCTGTTCGGGTGGCTCGCGCAAGGCCCTCGCCGAGACCGGGGCGGACGGCGCGGCAGACGACCCTTATGCCGATAGCGAATGGCGCAGCCTGTCAGAGGCGGAGTGGAAGGACCGGCTGAGCCCGAAGGCCTTTGCCGTCTTGCGCCAGGAAGACACCGAACGGGCCTTCACATCGCCGCTGGAGCATGAAAAGCGCGACGGCACGTATCATTGCGCCGGATGCGACCTGCCGCTCTTCTCATCGGAGACGAAATTCGATTCCGGCACCGGCTGGCCCAGCTTCTGGAAACCCCTTCCGGGCGCGATGGGCACCAAGGAAGACCACAAGCTGTTCTATACGCGCACGGAATACCATTGCGCCCGTTGCCTCGGCCATCAGGGCCACGTCTTTAAGGACGGGCCCCCGCCGACGGGCGAGCGCTGGTGCAACAATGGCGTGGCGCTGACCTTCCGGCCTGCCTGA
- a CDS encoding DUF2164 domain-containing protein: protein MKPLTLSDDRREALAGHLQRLFAEEFDEDLSGFRAEAVIDLMLKQLGPAVYNQAVEDVRAHFQGKLDDLAGEVWVDGGV, encoded by the coding sequence ATGAAACCGCTGACCCTCTCCGACGACCGGCGCGAGGCGCTTGCAGGCCATCTGCAGCGCCTGTTTGCCGAGGAGTTTGACGAGGATCTGAGCGGCTTCCGCGCCGAGGCCGTGATCGACCTGATGCTGAAACAGCTGGGACCGGCGGTCTACAATCAGGCCGTGGAAGATGTCCGCGCGCATTTCCAGGGCAAGCTGGATGACCTTGCCGGCGAAGTCTGGGTCGACGGTGGCGTGTGA